CGACATCGTCCGTGACGGATCACACAGTCGAATCCGAGCGGTGACATGGCCGGCATCCGCCGGGCCGAGCACGGCCGGCAACACCGGAAGGCGCATCCCACGGGCGCCGGGGGCCGTGGAGGGAAGGGGCATGGGTTCCTTCGTCGACCGGGATTCGCGGTGCCGCTGATCGTGCTGGCGGTCGTCGCGCTCGCGCTGACGTGGCTCAACCGCAGCCCGTGGTGGGGCTGGCTGCTCGTGCTGGCGCTCCTCGCGGTGATCCCCGCGGGCGCGCGCTGGGTGGGTCGACGACGAACGCCTACGCGGATGGGGGCGTGGTTGCTCGCGGCGGTCCTGGTGTGCGGCACGGCCGTCCTCGCCTACCCACCCGCCGGCACCCGGGCGGCGGGAGGCGACGACCCGTTGCCGACGGCCCGGGTCTCCACACGGCAGGGACCCGTGCAGGGAGTGGTGGACGACGCCCGCCGCGTGGAGGTCTTCGCGGGCATCCCCTATGCGCAGCCCCCGGTCGGTGATCTGCGATGGCGGGCGCCTGAGCCGCCCCCATCGCGTGCGGAGGCGTTCGTCGCCGACCGCTTCTCCGCTGCTCCCGTGCAGAGCACCTCGAGCTTCCTCACCCGGGCGCTCTCGGGGGTCCTGCAGTTGCCCCTGGAAGGCACCCTGTTCAACCCCTACCGGGTGAGCGAGGACAGCCTCTCGCTCAACATCTGGCGCAGCACCGCGCCGATGGGCGGTGCTCTGCCCGTCCTGGTCTACGTCCCCGGCGGGGGCTTCTCCACCGGCTCGGGGGCGTTGCCGCTCTATGACGGTGCAGCGCTCGCCTCGCGCGGTGACATCATTACGGTCACCATCAACTACCGGCTCGGTGTGTTCGGTTTCCTCTCCCACCCGGAGCTCGCCGACGAGTCCGAGCACGACGCCTCGGGCAACTACGGCATCCTCGACCAGATCGCCGCGCTCGAGTGGGTGCGGGACAACATCGGGGCTTTCGGCGGTGACCCGGACCGGGTGACGGTCGCCGGCGAATCCGCGGGCGGCGAGAGCGTCTGCATCCTGGG
The sequence above is a segment of the Microbacterium caowuchunii genome. Coding sequences within it:
- a CDS encoding carboxylesterase/lipase family protein, whose amino-acid sequence is MPLIVLAVVALALTWLNRSPWWGWLLVLALLAVIPAGARWVGRRRTPTRMGAWLLAAVLVCGTAVLAYPPAGTRAAGGDDPLPTARVSTRQGPVQGVVDDARRVEVFAGIPYAQPPVGDLRWRAPEPPPSRAEAFVADRFSAAPVQSTSSFLTRALSGVLQLPLEGTLFNPYRVSEDSLSLNIWRSTAPMGGALPVLVYVPGGGFSTGSGALPLYDGAALASRGDIITVTINYRLGVFGFLSHPELADESEHDASGNYGILDQIAALEWVRDNIGAFGGDPDRVTVAGESAGGESVCILGATPRSHGLVHGIIAGSGACMGTSGDVENGDQFDTRDAAEDAGRRLSEQLGGATMAEMREMPVDRILEAAGDLAAHWRPAIDGYVLPLPPADIYASGRQHDVPILVGSNADEASLALAIPPRVDVDEYRSSAEKTYGDLADGFLRLYPGDTPEQALQSALRAETDRVMTRAMFRWAHLQTQSGRQPAYLYFFSHIPPESGLEKYGAYHGAEVAYAYDNLGADGDADYTATDYRLRDQMSGHWAAFVRTGHSHAPELTPWPALDDAPDQVMEFSATGGVPTPHPRADAIDFWMDYAGPIS